Proteins from a genomic interval of Trichoderma breve strain T069 chromosome 2, whole genome shotgun sequence:
- a CDS encoding metallo-peptidase family m12B reprolysin-like domain-containing protein, whose product MSAYLVHLAGGAPTRQSSVNCCNTHIGGHGVPLYETHYSSSEESTSDSIPSLAHSDASTVVSCIKSLGADAGNIDEKNGKAIKETSDNRCSLLGLSESVDDKELFRHDNSLELDDDGDQAEGVFGAIKPDDTATTTQASMLLHRSCATQARACAEVRIGFGGQISRWRRGSELSYVICEESFPTQNSAMLAKAAMRTATSMWKGIGVRFRQVERHDEATFAVVYEDSSEGVYAVSFFPRASGGKLILFESSLSNTDYLANILVHEVGHILGLRHEFADEREPEPSILIGRENTNSVMNYFKQLSKYQVTEEDLQELAEFYAYDEGELSISDIDPKVRPFTRALWRGDASLALTELC is encoded by the exons ATGTCGGCCTACCTTGTCCACCTTGCGG GGGGTGCCCCAACTCGGCAGTCTTCTGTTAATTGTTGCAACACACACATTGGTGGCCATGGTGTGCCGCTTTATGAAACCCACTACTCATCCTCAGAGGAGAGTACGAGTGACTCGATCCCTAGCCTTGCTCATAGTGATGCTTCCACTGTCGTGTCGTGCATCAAAAGCCTTGGTGCCGATGCTGGCAACATTGATGAAAAAAATGGCAAAGCGATCAAGGAGACTTCTGACAACAGAtgctctcttcttgggctcTCCGAGTCTGTGGACGACAAAGAGCTCTTCCGCCATGACAATAGCTTGGAActagatgatgatggagatcAAGCCGAGGGTGTCTTTGGGGCTATCAAACCCGATGACACCGCTACAACCACCCAGGCTTCCATGCTCCTTCACAGATCGTGTGCCACTCAAGCACGCGCATGTGCTGAAGTGCGCATTGGTTTCGGGGGCCAAATATCACGATGGCGCAGAGGCTCTGAACTTAGCTACGTCATCTGCGAGGAGAGCTTCCCGACACAGAACTCAGCGATGTTGGCAAAAGCTGCGATGCGAACAGCCACCTCTATGTGGAAAGGCATTGGTGTGCGTTTTAGACAAGTTGAGCGCCACGATGAAGCTACATTCGCCGTTGTTTACGAAGACTCAAGCGAAGGTGTTTATgctgtctctttcttcccacgGGCTTCAGGAGGCAAGTTAATCTTGTTTGAGTCAAGCCTGTCCAACACTGATTACCTGGCCAATATCTTGGTCCATGAAGTTGGTCACATTTTGGGTCTCAGGCATGAGTTTGCTGACGAAAGAGAACCTGAGCCGTCTATACTCATTGGACGCGAGAACACCAACTCAGTGATGAATTACTTTAAGCAGTTGAGCAAATATCAAGTTACTGAAGAAGATCTCCAAGAGTTAGCAGAATTCTATGCATATGATGAAGGAGAGCTGTCAATCTCTGACATCGATCCAAAGGTAAGGCCCTTTACTAGGGCACTCTGGCGAGGAGATGCATCGCTAGCCCTTACTGAACTTTGCTAA
- a CDS encoding metallo-peptidase family m12 domain-containing protein, which produces MSFTAIDDVNGNVDQNNCTLCMEALGPISDSDCRTLSARCHTPCRYHPSSQMEEGQGQGKELSLSTETVVITAGAFLRRATVPLHTTVAKYRCATETYGCTEVRVGQGDYISRWLKGSILTYTVDAESFPTIANATEVKEAMQKATDAWGDVWGKVDVSFKYLEVDYNGSATFVVRYSPGECETTYAMAFFPDALPRKSPAKLFVYELGLSKGAYLANIFAHEIGHIMGLRHEFADGKHREGRGFHCVLFGKKNPLSIMSYQEDLENLQVTAQDCSELKALYAYEGEKYKGLPIRDYDPILRQCISREETRCSHAMRKPGRKFSGRSALRKLDSFIFATFHDTKRATI; this is translated from the coding sequence ATGAGCTTCACAGCCATCGATGATGTGAATGGCAACGTTGATCAAAACAACTGCACACTTTGTATGGAGGCTCTTGGACCAATATCCGACTCCGATTGCCGTACTCTATCAGCTCGCTGCCACACGCCATGCCGCTATCATCCTTCGTCGCAGATGGAGgaaggtcaaggccaaggtaAAGAGCTTTCACTGAGTACCGAGACGGTGGTTATCACCGCAGGTGCATTTCTTCGCCGGGCTACGGTCCCTCTTCACACAACAGTGGCTAAATATAGATGTGCCACCGAGACATATGGATGTACCGAAGTACGTGTTGGGCAAGGAGACTATATATCACGCTGGCTCAAAGGTTCCATCCTCACCTATACAGTTGATGCCGAGAGCTTCCCGACAATTGCCAACGCGACAGAGGTAAAAGAAGCGATGCAAAAAGCTACTGACGCGTGGGGGGACGTGTGGGGGAAGGTTGATGTGAGCTTTAAGTACCTGGAAGTCGATTACAACGGTTCAGCTACCTTCGTCGTGAGGTATAGTCCCGGCGAATGCGAAACTACCTATGCCATGGCCTTTTTCCCAGACGCATTGCCGAGGAAATCGCCGGCCAAATTGTTTGTGTATGAGCTGGGCCTCTCTAAAGGCGCTTATCTAGCCAATATCTTTGCCCACGAAATAGGCCATATCATGGGGTTGCGGCATGAGTTTGCAGATGGAAAACAcagagagggaagaggatTCCACTGTGTCCTTTTTGGAAAGAAGAACCCTCTATCAATCATGAGCTATCAGGAAGATCTGGAAAACCTGCAAGTCACAGCGCAAGATTGCAGCGAGTTGAAAGCACTTTATGCATACGAGGGAGAAAAGTATAAAGGGCTACCGATACGTGATTACGATCCGATTCTACGTCAATGCATTTCCCGCGAAGAGACTCGTTGCAGCCATGCAATGAGGAAGCCGGGTCGCAAGTTCTCTGGCCGCAGTGCGCTGAGAAAATTGGACTCATTTATCTTTGCAACTTTTCACGACACCAAGCGGGCTACCATTTAA
- a CDS encoding fungal specific transcription factor domain-containing protein: protein MTNIGKACEACRVRKTRCDGKEPCARCLNRSVSCVYRVRTRNRPRKSQTPAAGAVSSSGASNTDEAPAPINVAPESRDKPKDDNSWGFHVHSVAAITTSPSSIIQLHYGPSSNFSMLHSIYRLITGIQTPLTRREEVAQVGPGLDLFQNRQLFFGDLADGKSCTMANDYSAMFLDRELCNRVLERYLATFWHLLPILTKEDFRRRAELLYSSPGLFSFDSPDVVVVMLAMAIGASILEEEALAQFLFQRASQGADKLDELVNIQAIHIPLLQAQFQLERSRPHSAFLYVGVASRKAVAAGLHRGISIRGQMRDCLQRRLTFWSLFIMETWVCFCLGRPTSISDPGCGVPVPAEEKFILALVRLARLVSKCAARIYNQHHESLLHMWNAATELRHELQAYAEEQLFDVHLDIQGEPGTGECGFCKTIIASMYHHVQLLMFRPFLVLRGKLRTPAPQVGAESCDKLRELTWLDTACEYCVEPARQIIKYINKSCEINHLCKEVKYFSFFLEGACYVLGFDMLQDKSKVETHLPWLHVALDCLSSMTPTNEASPSQTQILIKAINRIICTVVPSSNPCRGVESLCGTPQCAAAEAGLPMHPNNLMTPSDTSGSAYPPSVPSMSLTYYAPNSGRSSAVPFQQAEGQTAAMSIPGAQDPDFDWRMFDVETLMSIDPFEFILNAKMNEDGQTVS, encoded by the exons ATGACCAACATCGGCAAGGCCTGCGAGGCGTGCCGGGTCCGGAAAACGAGATGTGACGGCAAGGAGCCGTGTGCCCGATGTCTCAACCGGAGCGTGTCGTGCGTCTATCGGGTCCGGACCAGGAACCGGCCTCGCAAGTCTCAGACGCCGGCAGCCGGCGCAGTCTCATCGTCCGGGGCTAGTAATACGGACGAGGCTCCGGCTCCGATCAATGTGGCCCCGGAGAGTCGGGACAAGCCAAAGGATGACAACAGCTGGGGCTTCCACGTCCACAGCGTAGCGGCCATCACCACTTCGCCGTCGTCCATCATCCAGCTGCATTATGGGCCTTCGTCCAACTTCTCCATGCTTCACTCCATCTACAGACTCATCACAGGCATCCAGACTCCGCTGACACGGCGAGAAGAGGTGGCCCAAGTCGGCCCTGGACTCGACCTGTTCCAGAACCGACAGCTCTTCTTTGGTGATCTAGCTGATGGCAAGTCATGTACGATGGCCAACGACTACTCCGCCATGTTCCTGGATAGGGAGCTGTGCAACCGTGTGCTGGAGCGGTACTTGGCAACGTTCTGGCATCTATTGCCCATCCTAACCAAGGAGGACTTCCGTCGCCGTGCGGAGCTTCTGTACTCTTCACCAgggctcttctccttcgacTCACCCGATGTTGTCGTCGTGAtgctggcaatggccatTGGCGCATCCATcctcgaggaagaagctttGGCGCAATTCCTCTTCCAGCGGGCATCACAGGGAGCCGACAAGCTGGACGAACTAGTCAACATCCAAGCAATTCACATTCCTTTGTTACAAGCCCAGTTTCAACTCGAGAGGTCACGGCCGCACTCTGCGTTTTTGTACGTCGGCGTAGCGTCAAGAAAAGCCGTTGCAGCCGGTCTGCATAGGGGGATTAGCATTCGAGGGCAGATGAGAGATTGCTTACAACGGAGGTTGACGTTTTGGagtctcttcatcatggaaaC CTGGGTTTGCTTCTGTCTCGGACGCCCGACCTCCATATCAGATCCGGGCTGCGGAGTCCCCGTGCCGGCGGAGGAAAAGTTCATCTTGGCGCTCGTTCGACTAGCAAGACTCGTTTCAAAGTGTGCGGCACGTATCTATAACCAGCATCACGAGTCGTTACTACACATGTGGAACGCGGCAACGGAGCTTCGCCATGAACTGCAGGCGTATGCGGAGGAGCAACTGTTTGATGTTCACCTCGACATTCAGGGAGAGCCAGGGACAGGAGAATGCGGATTTTGCAAGACTATCATCGCCTCAA TGTATCACCATGTTCAGCTGTTGATGTTCCGCCCGTTCCTTGTTCTCAGGGGCAAGCTCAGGACTCCTGCACCACAGGTTGGAGCCGAGTCATGCGACAAGCTCAGAGAACTTACATGGCTTGACACTGCGTGCGAGTATTGCGTTGAGCCAGCCCGCCAGATTATCAAGTACATCAACAAGTCGTGCGAGATCAACCACCTCTGCAAG GAGGTCAAatatttctccttcttcctcgagGGTGCCTGTTACGTCCTGGGCTTCGACATGCTCCAGGACAAGAGCAAAGTGGAAACTCACTTACCGTGGCTACACGTTGCCCTCGACTGTCTCTCCAGCATGACTCCCACCAACGAGGCATCCCCATCACAAACCCAGAtcctcatcaaggccatcaaccGCATCATCTGCACCGTCGTCCCGTCCTCCAACCCCTGCCGCGGAGTTGAGAGCCTCTGCGGAACCCCTCAATGCGCAGCTGCCGAGGCCGGTCTGCCGATGCACCCCAACAATCTGATGACGCCCTCCGACACTTCCGGCTCCGCGTACCCACCGTCTGTGCCGTCCATGTCTTTGACTTACTATGCTCCGAATAGTGGACGGTCGTCTGCCGTGCCGTTTCAGCAGGCCGAGGGCCAGACCGCCGCGATGAGCATCCCGGGGGCTCAGGATCCGGATTTCGACTGGAGGATGTTTGACGTGGAGACGCTCATGTCGATTGATCCGTTTGAGTTTATCTTGAATGCAAAGATGAATGAAGATGGGCAGACAGTATCATAA